One genomic region from Jilunia laotingensis encodes:
- a CDS encoding DUF5606 family protein — translation MLKTILSISGKPGLYKLVSQGKNMLIVESINADKKRFPAYGNEKIISLADIAMYTDDSEVPLYEVLEAIKSKENGSAISLDPKKASADELRAYMAEILPNFDRDRVYLNDIKKLISWYNILITNGINEFKAPVEESEKEETAE, via the coding sequence ATGCTGAAGACTATCTTGTCCATTTCCGGAAAACCGGGATTGTATAAACTTGTTTCACAAGGAAAGAACATGCTGATTGTTGAATCGATCAATGCTGATAAGAAACGCTTTCCTGCTTATGGTAATGAAAAAATAATTTCTCTGGCAGATATAGCAATGTACACGGATGATTCTGAAGTGCCTTTATATGAGGTTCTTGAAGCGATTAAGAGTAAAGAAAACGGTTCAGCGATTTCTCTTGATCCGAAGAAAGCCTCTGCTGACGAATTGCGTGCCTATATGGCGGAGATATTGCCTAATTTTGACCGGGATCGTGTATATCTCAATGATATAAAGAAGCTTATTTCTTGGTATAATATTCTTATTACCAATGGAATTAATGAGTTTAAAGCCCCGGTAGAAGAATCGGAAAAAGAAGAAACTGCAGAATAA
- the coaE gene encoding dephospho-CoA kinase (Dephospho-CoA kinase (CoaE) performs the final step in coenzyme A biosynthesis.), whose protein sequence is MAIRIGITGGIGSGKSIVSRLLEVMGVPVYIADAESKRLTNSSPFIRKELCNLLGDKLFENGELNKPVLASYLFGHPDHARRINDIIHPRVKEDFRNWAEAHAAFPIVGIESAILIESGFDSEVDLIVMVYAPFELRIERAVRRDNSSRELIVKRCQCQMSDEEKRLQAGFVIINDDETPLIPQVLELISLLSKNIDYLCPSKNN, encoded by the coding sequence ATGGCAATTAGAATAGGTATAACAGGTGGCATAGGCAGTGGCAAAAGTATTGTCTCACGATTGCTGGAGGTGATGGGAGTTCCTGTCTATATTGCCGATGCAGAGTCTAAAAGGCTGACAAATTCAAGTCCGTTTATTCGTAAAGAGCTTTGTAACTTGTTGGGCGATAAATTGTTTGAAAACGGTGAACTGAATAAACCAGTGCTGGCTTCTTATCTTTTTGGGCATCCTGATCATGCCAGGCGGATAAATGATATCATTCACCCGCGCGTAAAGGAAGATTTTAGAAATTGGGCAGAGGCTCATGCTGCTTTTCCCATCGTAGGAATTGAATCTGCAATATTGATTGAATCCGGTTTCGACAGTGAAGTTGATTTGATAGTGATGGTATATGCTCCGTTTGAGTTGAGAATAGAACGTGCTGTCAGGCGTGATAATTCTTCGCGTGAACTGATTGTGAAACGCTGTCAATGCCAAATGAGCGATGAAGAGAAGCGCCTACAAGCAGGATTTGTGATTATAAATGATGATGAAACGCCTTTAATTCCTCAGGTTTTAGAGTTAATATCTTTGCTATCTAAAAATATTGATTATCTTTGCCCGTCAAAAAATAACTAA
- a CDS encoding YbbR-like domain-containing protein: MSERRNIKYIYLKLSKKIKNFLLSENSREFLIFSFFFLIAAGFWLLQTLNNDYEAEYSIPVRLKGVPNNVVITSAPASEVRIKVKDKGTVLLNYMLGKSFFPVNLDYDDYKGRDNHVKIYASEFEKKILSQLNVSTRLLSVKPDTLEYIYSTGKSKLVPVKMHGKVSAGRQYYISDTIYSPDSVLVYAPENILDTIFAAYTRSFDLSDIVDTLTYHASIMDLKGVKFVPNAVDLTFPVDIYTEKTVEVPLHGINFPADKVLRTFPSKVQVTFQVGLGRFHKITPESFYINVSYEDLLKLGSDKYTVKLKSIPQGVSHVRVVPDKVDFLIEQVSSYGN, from the coding sequence ATGTCCGAACGTAGGAACATAAAATATATTTATTTGAAACTTTCCAAAAAGATTAAGAATTTTCTGCTTAGTGAAAATAGCAGGGAATTCTTAATCTTTTCGTTTTTCTTCCTGATTGCTGCCGGCTTTTGGTTACTTCAGACATTAAACAATGATTATGAGGCGGAATATTCTATTCCGGTTCGCTTGAAAGGAGTTCCTAACAATGTAGTTATTACTTCGGCTCCTGCTTCTGAAGTGCGTATTAAAGTGAAAGACAAAGGTACTGTTTTGCTCAACTATATGTTAGGGAAGAGTTTTTTTCCGGTTAATCTTGATTATGACGATTATAAAGGACGTGATAATCATGTGAAGATTTACGCTTCCGAATTTGAGAAAAAAATATTAAGTCAACTTAATGTCTCTACCCGATTACTTTCGGTTAAACCGGATACTTTGGAATATATTTATTCTACGGGTAAATCAAAACTGGTTCCGGTGAAAATGCATGGCAAGGTTTCTGCTGGACGGCAGTATTATATTTCGGATACGATTTATTCTCCCGATTCGGTATTGGTCTATGCACCGGAGAATATTCTTGATACTATCTTTGCGGCTTATACGCGGTCCTTTGACTTAAGTGATATTGTTGATACATTGACGTATCATGCATCCATTATGGATTTGAAAGGAGTTAAATTTGTACCAAATGCTGTCGATTTGACTTTTCCCGTAGACATATATACGGAAAAGACGGTTGAAGTCCCTTTACATGGCATTAATTTTCCAGCGGACAAGGTGTTGCGTACATTTCCATCTAAGGTGCAGGTGACCTTTCAGGTGGGATTAGGACGTTTTCATAAGATTACTCCAGAATCTTTCTATATCAATGTTTCTTATGAAGATTTGCTTAAGCTAGGATCTGACAAATATACGGTTAAGTTGAAATCTATTCCGCAAGGAGTGAGCCATGTACGTGTTGTGCCTGATAAGGTGGATTTTCTGATTGAACAAGTTTCTTCTTATGGCAATTAG
- the yajC gene encoding preprotein translocase subunit YajC, whose translation MNLLTVLLQAPAAGPNGSMMWILLIAMFVIMYFFMIRPQNKKQKEIANFRKSLQVNQKVITAGGIHGVIKEITDDYIVLEIAANVKIKIDKNSIFADASAASQQAAK comes from the coding sequence ATGAACTTATTGACTGTATTACTGCAAGCTCCGGCAGCCGGACCTAATGGAAGTATGATGTGGATCCTGCTGATAGCAATGTTTGTTATCATGTATTTTTTTATGATCCGTCCTCAGAATAAAAAACAAAAAGAGATTGCTAATTTCCGTAAATCTCTTCAGGTGAATCAGAAGGTAATTACCGCTGGAGGTATTCATGGTGTTATTAAAGAGATTACCGATGATTATATTGTTCTTGAAATTGCAGCTAATGTAAAAATCAAGATAGATAAGAATTCTATTTTTGCAGATGCTTCTGCTGCCAGCCAGCAAGCTGCTAAATAA
- the nusB gene encoding transcription antitermination factor NusB — MINRVLIRLKIIQIVYAYYQNGSKNLDSAEKELFFSLSKAYDLYNYLLMLMIALTDYAQKRIDAAKAKLKPTKEELYPNTKFVDNKFVAQLEVNKQLMEFIANQKRTWANDQDFIKELYEKIVVSDVYKEYMASADNSYDSDREFWRKIYKAFIYNNDSLDQVLEDQSLYWNDDKEIVDTFVLKTIKRFEEKNGANQELLPEFKDDEDQEFARRLFRRTILNSDYYRHLISENTKNWDLDRVAFMDVIIMQTALAEILSFPNIPVSVSLNEYVEIAKLYSTAKSGSFINGTLDGIVNQLKKEGKLTKN; from the coding sequence ATGATTAACAGAGTTCTTATTCGTCTAAAAATCATACAGATAGTGTATGCTTACTATCAGAACGGAAGCAAAAATTTAGACTCAGCGGAGAAAGAGTTGTTCTTTAGCCTTTCCAAGGCATATGACCTCTATAACTATTTGTTGATGCTTATGATTGCATTGACGGACTACGCACAAAAACGCATCGATGCGGCAAAAGCTAAGTTGAAACCTACGAAAGAAGAGTTGTATCCTAACACGAAATTTGTGGATAATAAATTTGTTGCACAACTCGAAGTGAACAAGCAATTGATGGAGTTTATCGCTAATCAAAAAAGAACATGGGCTAATGACCAAGATTTCATCAAGGAACTTTATGAAAAGATTGTAGTATCTGACGTCTATAAAGAATACATGGCTTCAGCAGATAATTCATATGATTCCGATCGTGAATTCTGGAGAAAGATTTATAAAGCATTTATATACAATAATGATTCTTTGGATCAGGTTTTGGAAGATCAGAGTTTATATTGGAATGATGATAAAGAAATAGTTGACACATTCGTGCTGAAAACGATTAAACGTTTCGAAGAAAAGAACGGAGCTAATCAGGAATTACTTCCCGAATTCAAGGATGATGAAGATCAGGAATTTGCACGTCGCCTTTTCCGCCGTACTATTCTGAATTCTGATTATTACCGTCATCTGATCAGCGAAAATACTAAAAACTGGGATCTGGATCGTGTTGCTTTCATGGATGTCATTATTATGCAGACTGCATTAGCAGAAATTCTAAGTTTCCCGAACATTCCGGTCAGTGTTTCGTTAAATGAATATGTAGAGATTGCAAAACTCTATAGCACTGCCAAAAGCGGTAGTTTCATCAACGGAACGTTGGATGGAATAGTTAATCAATTGAAAAAAGAAGGTAAGTTGACAAAAAACTGA
- a CDS encoding PUR family DNA/RNA-binding protein: MEDLKKKIVAEINDKEIVFSKSIKAGKRIYYLDVKKNRKDEMFLAITESKKVVLGEGDDSQVSFEKHKIFLYKEDFDKFMTGLTQAIEFINEVQGHAVKEEETAEIIQPEEIKIDIDFE; this comes from the coding sequence ATGGAAGATTTAAAAAAGAAAATAGTTGCAGAGATAAATGATAAAGAGATTGTATTCTCTAAATCCATTAAGGCTGGTAAACGTATTTACTATCTTGACGTAAAAAAGAACCGGAAAGACGAAATGTTCCTTGCCATCACGGAAAGCAAGAAAGTGGTGCTGGGTGAAGGAGATGATTCTCAAGTAAGTTTTGAAAAACATAAGATCTTTCTATACAAAGAAGACTTTGACAAATTCATGACCGGTTTGACTCAAGCCATCGAATTTATAAACGAAGTGCAAGGGCACGCGGTAAAAGAAGAAGAAACCGCTGAAATCATTCAACCCGAGGAAATCAAGATCGACATTGATTTTGAATAA
- a CDS encoding 50S ribosomal protein L25/general stress protein Ctc, whose protein sequence is MRSIEVKGTARTIAERSSEQARALKEIRKNNGVPCVLYGGGENVHFTVPVEGLRNLVYTPHIHVVDLNIDGKKVNAILKDIQFHPVKDTILHVDFYQIDEAKPIVMEVPVQLEGLAEGVKAGGKLALQLRKLKVKALYNVIPEKLTINVSHLGLGKTVKVGELSYDGLELLNAKDAVVCAVKLTRAARGAAATAGK, encoded by the coding sequence ATGAGATCAATTGAAGTAAAAGGAACTGCAAGAACGATTGCAGAACGCTCTTCAGAACAAGCAAGAGCATTGAAAGAAATCCGTAAGAACAATGGTGTACCCTGCGTACTTTACGGAGGTGGTGAGAATGTTCATTTTACTGTACCTGTAGAAGGCTTGCGTAATTTGGTATATACTCCACATATCCATGTCGTAGATTTGAACATCGATGGTAAAAAAGTAAACGCCATTTTGAAAGATATCCAGTTCCATCCGGTAAAAGACACGATCCTTCACGTTGATTTTTATCAGATTGACGAAGCTAAACCAATCGTAATGGAAGTTCCGGTACAGTTGGAAGGTTTGGCAGAGGGTGTGAAAGCCGGTGGTAAATTAGCATTGCAACTTCGTAAACTGAAAGTTAAAGCTTTATATAACGTAATTCCTGAGAAACTGACTATCAATGTATCCCATTTGGGTCTTGGTAAGACAGTTAAAGTCGGTGAGCTGAGCTATGATGGTCTGGAATTGCTGAATGCAAAAGACGCTGTCGTTTGTGCAGTTAAACTGACTCGTGCAGCAAGAGGTGCCGCTGCCACAGCAGGAAAATAA
- the pth gene encoding aminoacyl-tRNA hydrolase has protein sequence MKYLIVGLGNIGPEYHETRHNIGFMVVDALARINNAPFVSGRYGSTASFSIKGREFILLKPSTFMNLSGLAVRYWMQKENIPLENVLIVVDDLALPFGTLRLKGKGSDAGHNGLKHIAATLGTQEYARLRFGIGNDFPRGGQIDYVLGHFNDEDLKTMDERLESAGEIIKSFCLAGINITMNQFNKK, from the coding sequence ATGAAATATCTTATTGTCGGACTGGGTAATATCGGACCGGAATATCATGAAACCCGTCACAATATCGGTTTCATGGTAGTAGATGCCCTTGCCAGAATAAATAATGCCCCATTCGTAAGCGGACGTTATGGTTCAACAGCTTCTTTTTCGATAAAAGGAAGAGAATTTATATTACTAAAGCCCTCTACGTTCATGAATCTAAGCGGATTAGCAGTTCGTTACTGGATGCAAAAGGAAAACATCCCATTGGAGAATGTACTGATAGTAGTCGATGACTTGGCTTTGCCATTTGGAACCCTGCGCCTGAAGGGAAAAGGGAGCGATGCCGGTCATAACGGACTCAAGCATATAGCGGCTACATTGGGAACACAGGAGTATGCACGTTTACGTTTTGGCATCGGGAATGACTTTCCTCGCGGAGGACAGATCGATTATGTATTGGGACATTTCAATGATGAAGATTTGAAAACAATGGATGAGCGCCTTGAATCGGCAGGAGAAATTATTAAAAGCTTTTGTCTTGCCGGAATTAATATTACCATGAATCAATTCAATAAAAAATAA
- a CDS encoding RNA-binding S4 domain-containing protein yields MPEARIDKWMWAVRIFKTRTIAAEACKKGRVSINGSFVKAARMIKPGDVIQVKKPPITYSFKVLQAIEKRVGAKLVPEVMENVTTPDQYEILEMSKISGFIDRARGTGRPTKKDRRSLEDFTTPEFMDDFDFDFDFDEEE; encoded by the coding sequence ATGCCTGAAGCTAGAATAGACAAATGGATGTGGGCGGTACGTATCTTCAAGACACGTACGATTGCTGCCGAAGCCTGCAAAAAAGGTCGTGTCAGTATAAATGGTTCATTCGTAAAAGCAGCACGCATGATTAAACCGGGAGATGTGATTCAAGTAAAAAAGCCCCCCATCACCTACTCATTTAAAGTGCTGCAAGCCATCGAAAAGCGCGTGGGAGCCAAATTAGTCCCGGAAGTTATGGAAAATGTAACTACTCCCGACCAATATGAGATATTGGAAATGAGTAAGATCAGCGGATTCATCGACCGTGCCCGCGGCACCGGACGTCCAACGAAAAAAGACCGCCGAAGCTTGGAAGATTTCACAACTCCTGAGTTCATGGATGACTTCGACTTTGACTTCGACTTCGATGAAGAAGAATAA
- a CDS encoding cation:proton antiporter: MSNLPTLIADLALILLCAGVMTLLFKKLKQPLVLGYVVAGFLASPHMPFTPSVMDTANIKTWADIGVIFLLFALGLEFSFKKIVKVGGAAVIAACTVIFCMILLGTVVGMSFGWQRMDCIFLGGMIAMSSTTIIYKAFDDLGIRKKQFTGLVLSILILEDILAIVLMVMLSTMAVSNNFEGTEMLESIGKLLFFLILWFVVGIYLIPEFLKRCRKLMSEETLLIVSLALCFGMVVIAANTGFSAAFGAFIMGSILAETIEAESIDRLVKPVKDLFGAIFFVSVGMMVDPAMIGEYALPIFVITLAVILGQAFFGTFGVVLAGKPLKTAMQCGFSLTQIGEFAFIIASLGVSLHVTSNFLYPIVVAVSVITTFLTPYMIRLAEPASDYVDRHLPKSWRRFLNRYTSGSQTVNQESLWKKLLFAMARIVVVYSIVSISVIALSFRFVVPFFREQLSQFWGSLLSAAFIILLIAPFLRAIMVKKNHSIEFMTLWNDHRTNRAPLVATIILRVVVAVLFVMFTIAGLFKASIGLVIGIAILAVVLMVGSRRLKKQSILIERKFFQNLRSRDMRAVYMGEKKPEYAGRLLSRDLHLADFEIPGESLWAGKTLLDLNLGNKYGVHVASILRGKRRINIPGGSVRLFPMDKIQVIGTDQQLSLFGEEMSRGSSFDTDVFERSEMTLKQFMIDADSAFLGKTLRESGIRDKFHCLIAGVERGEEILMAPDVNAPFEEGDVLWVVGEKEDVYRLVGQKN, encoded by the coding sequence ATGTCAAACTTACCTACTTTGATAGCTGACCTGGCATTGATACTGCTTTGTGCCGGTGTTATGACCCTGTTATTTAAGAAATTAAAGCAACCATTGGTACTGGGCTATGTGGTTGCTGGTTTCTTGGCAAGTCCTCACATGCCTTTTACACCTTCCGTAATGGATACTGCCAATATTAAGACTTGGGCTGACATAGGTGTGATTTTCCTTCTTTTTGCATTGGGACTTGAGTTTAGTTTTAAAAAAATTGTAAAAGTAGGTGGAGCGGCTGTTATAGCAGCCTGTACCGTTATATTTTGCATGATATTGCTAGGTACAGTTGTGGGGATGAGCTTTGGCTGGCAACGGATGGATTGTATCTTTTTGGGAGGAATGATAGCGATGTCGTCTACTACTATTATTTATAAAGCTTTTGATGACTTGGGCATTCGTAAAAAGCAGTTTACCGGTTTGGTGCTGAGTATTCTGATTTTGGAAGATATTCTTGCCATTGTACTTATGGTGATGCTTTCAACTATGGCAGTGAGCAATAATTTTGAGGGTACGGAGATGCTTGAGAGTATCGGGAAATTATTATTTTTTCTTATCCTTTGGTTCGTTGTCGGTATTTATCTGATTCCGGAGTTTCTCAAGCGGTGCCGTAAGTTGATGAGCGAGGAAACTTTGTTGATCGTTTCGCTGGCACTTTGCTTTGGTATGGTGGTGATAGCGGCCAATACGGGATTTTCCGCTGCATTCGGTGCTTTCATTATGGGATCTATTCTTGCCGAAACCATTGAAGCAGAATCTATCGACCGTCTGGTAAAACCAGTTAAGGATTTATTTGGAGCAATCTTTTTCGTTTCTGTCGGTATGATGGTAGATCCTGCAATGATTGGTGAATATGCTTTGCCAATCTTTGTGATTACCCTTGCTGTCATTTTAGGGCAGGCTTTCTTTGGTACTTTTGGAGTGGTACTGGCGGGAAAACCGTTGAAGACGGCCATGCAGTGCGGTTTCAGCCTAACACAGATTGGTGAGTTCGCCTTTATTATTGCTTCTTTAGGTGTTTCACTTCATGTGACGAGCAATTTCTTGTATCCTATCGTGGTGGCTGTATCAGTTATCACCACTTTCCTTACCCCCTATATGATTCGACTGGCGGAACCGGCATCCGACTATGTTGATCGGCATTTGCCAAAGTCTTGGAGACGCTTTCTAAATCGGTATACTTCCGGGTCACAAACGGTGAATCAGGAAAGTTTGTGGAAAAAACTGCTTTTTGCAATGGCGCGTATCGTGGTTGTTTATTCGATAGTTAGTATTTCCGTTATTGCCCTTTCATTTCGTTTTGTTGTTCCCTTTTTTCGTGAACAACTATCACAGTTCTGGGGATCGTTGCTTAGTGCTGCTTTCATCATTCTTTTGATAGCTCCTTTTTTACGGGCTATTATGGTGAAAAAGAACCATTCCATTGAGTTTATGACGCTTTGGAACGATCATCGGACGAACAGGGCTCCTTTAGTGGCCACCATCATTTTGCGTGTGGTAGTTGCCGTCTTGTTTGTGATGTTTACTATAGCTGGCTTGTTCAAAGCATCTATTGGCCTTGTGATTGGCATTGCAATTCTTGCAGTTGTATTGATGGTGGGTTCACGTAGGTTGAAGAAGCAGTCGATATTGATAGAACGGAAGTTCTTCCAGAATTTGCGTTCACGTGATATGCGTGCGGTTTATATGGGTGAAAAGAAACCTGAGTATGCCGGCAGATTACTTTCTCGTGATTTGCACTTGGCTGATTTTGAAATACCGGGTGAATCTCTTTGGGCAGGTAAAACATTGTTGGATTTGAATCTAGGTAATAAATATGGTGTGCATGTAGCCTCTATTCTTCGTGGAAAGCGTAGGATTAATATTCCGGGAGGTAGCGTACGACTTTTTCCTATGGATAAGATTCAGGTGATAGGTACCGATCAACAATTAAGTCTGTTTGGTGAAGAGATGTCGCGTGGTTCTTCCTTCGATACGGATGTGTTTGAAAGGAGTGAAATGACATTGAAACAGTTTATGATTGATGCCGATTCTGCTTTTCTTGGAAAAACTTTACGTGAATCAGGTATCAGGGATAAATTTCATTGTTTGATTGCAGGAGTAGAACGAGGCGAGGAAATACTAATGGCTCCGGATGTAAATGCGCCTTTCGAAGAAGGGGATGTGTTATGGGTTGTTGGTGAAAAGGAGGATGTATACCGATTGGTCGGACAAAAAAATTGA
- the gcvT gene encoding glycine cleavage system aminomethyltransferase GcvT — protein sequence MKTTPFTDKHIALGAKMHEFAGYNMPIEYTGIIEEHLTVCNAVGVFDVSHMGEFWVKGPNALAFLQKVTSNNVAALEPGKVQYTCFPNEKGGIVDDLLVYQFEPEKYLLVVNAANIEKDWNWCVSHNTEGAELENSSDRMAQLAVQGPKAILALQKLTDINLSDIPYYTFKVGEFAGEKNVIISNTGYTGAGGFELYFYPDAADKIWKAVFEAGEEFGIKPVGLGARDTLRLEMGFCLYGNDLDDTTSPIEAGLGWITKFVEGKNFTNRPMLEKQKAEGTVRKLVGFEMQDRGIPRHGYDLVNAEGVKIGVVTSGTMSPVRKIGIGMGYVKPEYSKLGTEIYIDMRGRKLKAVVVRPPFRK from the coding sequence ATGAAGACCACTCCGTTTACCGACAAACATATTGCACTGGGTGCTAAAATGCACGAGTTTGCCGGTTATAACATGCCGATTGAATATACCGGCATTATTGAAGAACATCTCACCGTTTGTAATGCTGTAGGTGTATTTGATGTATCCCACATGGGTGAATTCTGGGTAAAAGGGCCTAATGCCTTGGCTTTTCTCCAGAAAGTAACTTCTAACAATGTGGCTGCCCTTGAACCGGGTAAAGTACAGTACACCTGTTTCCCTAATGAAAAAGGGGGTATTGTAGATGACTTGTTAGTGTATCAGTTTGAGCCTGAAAAATATCTTTTAGTTGTCAATGCTGCCAATATCGAAAAAGATTGGAATTGGTGCGTTTCTCACAATACGGAAGGTGCTGAACTGGAAAATTCTTCGGACCGGATGGCTCAGTTGGCTGTCCAAGGGCCTAAAGCGATTCTTGCTTTACAGAAGTTGACGGATATCAATCTTTCCGATATACCTTATTATACTTTTAAGGTTGGTGAGTTTGCCGGAGAAAAGAATGTGATAATCTCTAATACAGGTTATACGGGTGCCGGAGGTTTTGAACTTTATTTCTATCCGGATGCGGCCGACAAAATATGGAAAGCCGTTTTCGAGGCAGGCGAAGAATTTGGTATCAAACCGGTTGGCCTGGGGGCTCGCGATACACTCCGTTTGGAAATGGGCTTCTGTCTCTATGGTAATGATCTGGACGATACGACTTCTCCTATAGAGGCGGGATTGGGTTGGATTACCAAATTTGTGGAAGGCAAAAACTTTACCAATCGTCCGATGCTTGAGAAACAAAAAGCAGAAGGCACTGTGCGTAAATTAGTTGGTTTTGAAATGCAAGACCGTGGAATCCCTCGTCATGGATATGACTTGGTGAATGCCGAGGGTGTGAAAATTGGAGTTGTTACATCCGGAACGATGTCTCCTGTACGTAAAATAGGTATCGGTATGGGATATGTTAAACCGGAATATAGCAAATTGGGCACTGAGATTTATATCGATATGCGCGGACGTAAGCTGAAAGCAGTTGTAGTACGGCCACCGTTCAGAAAGTAA